A genome region from Nocardioides cynanchi includes the following:
- a CDS encoding putative nucleotidyltransferase substrate binding domain-containing protein: MQEYVDFLGKQSPYSHLDGEDLTRLARTIEVEFFAPGTTIVRADGPHLDHLYVVRTGLVHIVDRGHVVDELGPGDTFGHISVLTGLSPVLSVVAAAETLCYRIPDPREVLEHPERLVFAHYNAMVTRPRLTGRAAEAALRPVRDFMREPLWCEAGTAIRDVAQQMSRSGHSCALFTTPEGLGIMTDSDCRRRVATGEVSPEAPVREIATVPARGVGESTPVSGAFVEMVMHGVHHLVVLDPRGTAVGVTRVFDLSSAEIRDPLTIRSAIDQAGDLDALAEASAMLGPTAVELYDAGVPALRAGALVGAMVEAILMRCIGFEPAFDEGAGVEASWLVLGSLARAEPLPGSDVDTALVWTPRPGVPAEATADDMLAAAERVLTAVERCGLLRCPDGANATEPLFNRSSEAWLAAVRRRIDDPHARGALLLSAIVTDSRPVTGLALGRSVNDAIERQTKSRAFLDRMRAEALAVRPPSGFVRGFVVEANGRHRGQLDLKKRGIGPIVAIGRLLAIATGWPAAPTQDRLEHGAAAGLLTRDEADTLRGAHREMFELQFAREIGDLREGRDRSTYLDPQQLDTLTRRHLRESFRAIARVQARLEGEWSARLP; encoded by the coding sequence ATGCAGGAGTACGTCGACTTCCTCGGCAAGCAGTCGCCCTACAGCCACCTCGACGGTGAGGACCTGACCCGCCTGGCGCGGACCATCGAGGTCGAGTTCTTCGCACCGGGGACCACGATCGTGCGCGCCGACGGGCCCCACCTCGACCACCTGTACGTCGTCCGCACCGGCCTGGTGCACATCGTCGACCGCGGGCACGTGGTCGACGAGCTGGGACCGGGAGACACCTTCGGCCACATCTCGGTGCTCACCGGCCTGTCCCCGGTGCTCTCGGTGGTGGCCGCCGCGGAGACCCTCTGCTACCGGATCCCGGACCCGCGCGAGGTGCTCGAGCACCCCGAACGCCTGGTCTTCGCCCACTACAACGCGATGGTCACCCGCCCGCGCCTGACCGGGCGGGCCGCCGAGGCGGCGCTGCGTCCGGTGCGTGACTTCATGCGCGAGCCGCTCTGGTGCGAGGCCGGCACGGCGATCCGCGACGTCGCGCAGCAGATGTCGCGGAGCGGGCACTCGTGCGCGTTGTTCACGACCCCCGAGGGCCTGGGCATCATGACCGACAGCGACTGCCGCCGGAGGGTGGCGACCGGTGAGGTCTCACCCGAGGCGCCGGTCCGGGAGATCGCGACGGTCCCGGCGCGGGGCGTCGGCGAGTCCACGCCGGTCTCCGGGGCGTTCGTCGAGATGGTCATGCACGGGGTGCATCACCTCGTGGTGCTGGATCCGCGGGGCACGGCGGTCGGTGTGACCCGGGTCTTCGACCTGTCGTCCGCCGAGATCCGCGACCCCCTCACGATCCGCTCGGCCATCGACCAGGCGGGGGATCTCGACGCGCTCGCCGAGGCCAGCGCGATGCTCGGCCCGACGGCGGTCGAGCTGTACGACGCCGGGGTGCCCGCGCTGCGTGCCGGAGCGCTGGTCGGCGCGATGGTCGAGGCGATCCTGATGCGGTGCATCGGCTTCGAGCCGGCGTTCGACGAGGGCGCCGGAGTCGAGGCGTCGTGGCTCGTGCTCGGCTCCCTGGCCCGGGCCGAGCCGCTCCCGGGCTCCGACGTCGACACCGCCCTCGTCTGGACCCCCCGGCCCGGAGTGCCGGCCGAGGCGACGGCGGACGACATGCTGGCCGCCGCGGAGCGCGTGCTCACCGCCGTCGAGCGGTGCGGGCTGCTGCGGTGCCCCGACGGCGCCAACGCGACCGAGCCCCTCTTCAACCGCTCGAGCGAGGCCTGGCTGGCTGCCGTCCGGCGCCGGATCGACGACCCGCACGCCCGGGGAGCGCTCCTGCTCTCCGCGATCGTGACCGACAGCCGACCGGTCACCGGGCTGGCCCTGGGTCGCTCGGTCAACGACGCGATCGAGCGGCAGACCAAGAGCCGCGCCTTCCTGGACCGGATGCGGGCCGAGGCGCTCGCGGTGCGACCGCCGTCGGGCTTCGTCCGTGGCTTCGTGGTCGAGGCCAACGGTCGGCACCGCGGCCAGCTCGACCTCAAGAAGCGCGGGATCGGGCCGATCGTCGCGATCGGCCGGCTGCTCGCGATCGCGACCGGCTGGCCGGCCGCGCCGACCCAGGACCGGCTGGAGCACGGCGCCGCGGCCGGGCTGCTGACCCGCGACGAGGCCGACACCCTGCGCGGTGCCCACCGGGAGATGTTCGAGCTCCAGTTCGCCCGCGAGATCGGTGACCTGCGCGAGGGCCGGGACCGCTCGACGTACCTCGACCCCCAGCAGCTGGACACCCTGACCCGGCGGCACCTGCGCGAGTCCTTCCGGGCGATCGCGCGGGTGCAGGCGCGGCTGGAGGGCGAGTGGTCGGCGCGGCTGCCGTGA
- a CDS encoding phosphoenolpyruvate carboxykinase (GTP), with the protein MTATQTSTTTAPTTHQGILDFVNEVAVLTTPDRVYWCTGSDEEWTELTDELVAAGTFTRLDPAKKPNSFHCASDPSDVARVEDRTFICSVDEKDAGPTNNWMAPDEMKDIMRGLYAGCMTGRTMYVVPFVMGHLEAEHPMFGVEITDSAYVTVSMRVMARMGSEVLRKMEELDASFVQCLHSVGAPLADGQADVSWPCNDTKYIVQFPEERAIWSFGSGYGGNALLGKKCYALRIASAIARDEGWLAEHMLILKLTSPEGVTKFVAAAFPSACGKTNLAMLAPTVPGWKVESVGDDIAWMRIGEDGRLWAVNPEYGFFGVAPGTNEHTNPNAMRTINQGNSVFTNVALTEDGDIWWEGLENTPAHATSWKGEPWTPDSEELSSHPNSRYCTPIKQCPILAPEYDDPRGVPIDAILFGGRRKTTIPLVTEARDWVHGTFMGATLSSETTAAAVGAVGVVRRDPMAMLPFIGYHAGDYLNHWISMGKDNDESKLPKIYYVNWFRRDDEGGFLWPGFGENSRVLKWVIERLEGTAAAVETPIGLVPAPGSLDIDGLDLTEDQVRQALAVDPEEWRSEVPQIREWFEKFGEQLPAVLWTELDALQVRLGL; encoded by the coding sequence ATGACTGCCACCCAGACCAGCACCACCACGGCGCCGACCACCCACCAGGGCATCCTGGACTTCGTCAACGAGGTCGCCGTGCTGACCACCCCGGACCGCGTCTACTGGTGCACCGGCTCCGACGAGGAGTGGACCGAGCTGACCGACGAGCTGGTCGCCGCCGGCACGTTCACCCGGCTGGACCCCGCCAAGAAGCCCAACTCCTTCCACTGCGCCTCCGACCCCTCGGACGTCGCACGGGTCGAGGACCGCACCTTCATCTGCTCGGTCGACGAGAAGGACGCCGGTCCTACGAACAACTGGATGGCCCCCGACGAGATGAAGGACATCATGCGCGGGCTGTACGCCGGCTGCATGACCGGCCGGACGATGTACGTCGTCCCGTTCGTGATGGGTCACCTCGAGGCCGAGCACCCGATGTTCGGCGTCGAGATCACCGACTCCGCCTACGTGACCGTCTCGATGCGCGTGATGGCCCGGATGGGCTCCGAGGTCCTGCGCAAGATGGAGGAGCTCGACGCCTCCTTCGTGCAGTGCCTGCACTCGGTGGGTGCGCCGCTGGCCGACGGCCAGGCCGACGTCTCGTGGCCCTGCAACGACACCAAGTACATCGTGCAGTTCCCCGAGGAGCGGGCGATCTGGTCCTTCGGCTCCGGGTACGGCGGCAACGCGCTGCTCGGCAAGAAGTGCTACGCCCTGCGCATCGCCAGCGCCATCGCCCGCGACGAGGGCTGGCTGGCCGAGCACATGCTGATCCTCAAGCTCACCAGCCCCGAGGGCGTCACCAAGTTCGTGGCCGCTGCGTTCCCGAGCGCCTGCGGCAAGACCAACCTGGCCATGCTCGCCCCGACCGTCCCGGGCTGGAAGGTCGAGTCGGTCGGCGACGACATCGCCTGGATGCGGATCGGTGAGGACGGCCGCCTGTGGGCGGTCAACCCCGAGTACGGCTTCTTCGGCGTCGCCCCCGGCACCAACGAGCACACCAACCCCAACGCCATGCGCACCATCAACCAGGGCAACTCGGTGTTCACCAACGTCGCGCTCACCGAGGACGGCGACATCTGGTGGGAGGGCCTGGAGAACACCCCGGCCCACGCCACCTCGTGGAAGGGCGAGCCCTGGACGCCCGACAGCGAGGAGCTGTCGAGCCACCCCAACAGCCGCTACTGCACGCCGATCAAGCAGTGCCCGATCCTGGCCCCGGAGTACGACGACCCGCGTGGCGTTCCGATCGACGCGATCCTGTTCGGTGGGCGGCGCAAGACCACGATCCCGCTGGTCACCGAGGCCCGTGACTGGGTCCACGGCACCTTCATGGGCGCCACCCTGAGCTCGGAGACCACCGCCGCAGCGGTCGGGGCGGTCGGCGTCGTCCGCCGCGACCCGATGGCGATGCTCCCCTTCATCGGCTACCACGCCGGCGACTACCTCAACCACTGGATCTCGATGGGCAAGGACAACGACGAGTCCAAGCTGCCGAAGATCTACTACGTCAACTGGTTCCGTCGCGACGACGAGGGCGGGTTCCTGTGGCCGGGCTTCGGCGAGAACAGCCGGGTCCTGAAGTGGGTGATCGAGCGCCTCGAAGGCACCGCGGCCGCGGTCGAGACCCCGATCGGGCTCGTGCCGGCGCCGGGGTCGCTCGACATCGACGGCCTCGATCTCACCGAGGACCAGGTCCGTCAGGCCCTCGCGGTCGACCCCGAGGAGTGGCGCAGCGAGGTCCCGCAGATCCGGGAGTGGTTCGAGAAGTTCGGCGAGCAGCTCCCCGCCGTCCTCTGGACCGAGCTCGACGCCCTGCAGGTGCGCCTCGGGCTCTGA
- a CDS encoding LuxR family transcriptional regulator, which yields MPALRPDDRELFEILATPLYEEVAISGGLAESDPRIAAGGELRAALDLLVSLNLIVRDRSTNRYVCVDPSTVVSHVVGPLSQQGAELLTESSEWARAFGTLSQAWRRSPSAVRGPITEFRDSAIGTFISGAVGEAEEELITAQPQAERDSASLSVAAVREKAALDRGVKMRTLYQHSARRHAVTRKYVADVSEHGAEVRTLDEFFNRMIVIDRRLAIIPGNADLSIAMAIREPGLVAYLVDVFERAWERARPFTNTERSMMNDIAAEQRSMTIRMLIEGHSDPVSAKRLGVSARTFAGYVADLKAEFDAETRFQLGYTMGQAGVSGREPD from the coding sequence GTGCCGGCGCTCCGTCCTGATGACCGTGAGCTCTTCGAGATCCTGGCCACTCCTCTCTATGAGGAAGTCGCGATCAGTGGTGGTCTCGCCGAGTCCGACCCCCGCATCGCCGCGGGCGGCGAGCTGAGGGCTGCCCTCGACCTGCTGGTCTCGCTCAACCTGATCGTGCGCGACCGCTCCACCAACCGCTACGTCTGTGTCGACCCCTCGACGGTCGTCTCGCACGTGGTCGGACCGCTCAGTCAGCAGGGCGCCGAGCTGCTCACGGAGTCCTCGGAGTGGGCCCGAGCGTTCGGCACGCTGTCCCAGGCCTGGCGCCGCTCACCCAGCGCCGTACGCGGGCCGATCACCGAGTTCCGTGACTCCGCGATCGGCACCTTCATCTCGGGGGCGGTCGGCGAGGCCGAGGAGGAGCTGATCACCGCCCAGCCCCAGGCCGAGCGGGACAGCGCCTCGCTGTCGGTCGCCGCGGTCCGGGAGAAGGCGGCGCTCGACCGGGGCGTCAAGATGCGCACGCTCTACCAGCACAGCGCCCGGCGCCACGCGGTCACCCGCAAGTACGTCGCCGACGTGAGCGAGCACGGCGCCGAGGTGCGCACCCTCGACGAGTTCTTCAACCGGATGATCGTGATCGACCGCAGGCTCGCGATCATCCCGGGCAACGCCGACCTGTCCATCGCGATGGCGATCCGCGAGCCGGGGCTCGTCGCCTACCTCGTCGACGTCTTCGAGCGGGCCTGGGAACGCGCCCGACCCTTCACCAACACCGAGCGCTCGATGATGAACGACATCGCGGCCGAGCAGCGCTCGATGACGATCCGGATGCTGATCGAGGGTCACTCCGACCCGGTCAGCGCCAAGCGGCTCGGGGTCAGCGCGCGTACCTTCGCCGGCTACGTCGCCGACCTCAAGGCCGAGTTCGACGCGGAGACCAGGTTCCAGCTCGGCTACACGATGGGCCAGGCCGGAGTGTCGGGACGCGAGCCCGACTGA
- a CDS encoding biotin/lipoyl-binding carrier protein, which yields MAREQTVRILAEMVANVIVVEVAVDDAVAAGDTVCLLESMKMEIPVLAETGGVVSAIRVATGDVVQEGDVLVELTVRR from the coding sequence GTGGCGCGCGAGCAGACGGTCCGGATCCTGGCCGAGATGGTGGCCAACGTGATCGTGGTCGAGGTCGCCGTCGACGACGCGGTGGCCGCCGGAGACACGGTGTGCCTGCTGGAGTCGATGAAGATGGAGATCCCCGTGCTCGCCGAGACCGGCGGGGTGGTCTCCGCGATCAGGGTCGCGACCGGAGACGTCGTCCAGGAGGGCGACGTGCTGGTCGAGCTCACCGTCCGTCGCTGA